The DNA region TCAACCTAATGGACACTACGTATCCGGTTCTCCGTGCGAGCATCAGAAGGCCGGTCACTGCGGCAAGCAGCGGCACCGCGTACGAGCCGCGCCCGAACGCTGAAACAAGGGCATTCGCTGCCATACCGCCAACGTACCCGGCGGGGCCGCGCGCGAGGGAAACCAGGGAAATGCCTGCGGCCGCCAGAAGGAATATACCACCCAGCTCAGCCTGGAGGTCGCCTCCAAACGGCCTGCTGCATCTTGCCCGCTCGCGTTTCCGCCGTGGGCCAGCAGACGAGGCAGTTCTGGTAGGGCGCCGGACTGAGCGCTGTGAAGCCAAATCATCTCACCTCATCGGAGGTCAATTCTACTTCCCGAGCAACAATCCTCTAGCCGTCCAAAGGATAGTGGCAGTTCCAACAGCCCACAAGTAGTAAGCGAACACTCGAAGCCTCGCCTGCTGAATGAGTTTCCGAAGAAGAGCGATGGCGACAACACCGGAAACAAAGGAGGCCAGGGCGCCTGTTGCGATGAAGCGAAGGTCGGCGGATGCAATGCCGCTGCCGTTCCTGATCGGCCAAAGCACGGCCGCGCCTGCGATCACTGGGAGAGACGCGATGAAGGAGTAGGTCGCGGCGAAGGATCTCTCAAGCCCCACCCCAACTCCTGATGCGATAGTCAGGCCCGATCTGGATACTCCGGGGAACACGGCCAAGGCTTGTCCGACTCCCACTTCGAAGGCCTGGCCGTACGACATGCTGCACCCTGAGGAACCGCCCCGCTTCGATCGCCGTGGGCTGCCGGCCATCAGTCGGTCTGAACACCACAGCACGAAGCCGGAGAGTATGAGACCTCCGCCAACGAATGCCGGAGAGGCAAAGGCGCTCTCCACTGCATCGCCAGCTAAGAGGCCCACCATGGCCGCAGGAATGCTGGTGATGAAGAGGCATAGGGCAAGCCTCGCGCTGCCGTCTCGACGCAGAATGCCGCGGAATAACCCCGCGATTATCCGGACCACATCCCGGCCGTACACGGCGAGCACTGCGAATGCAGTCCCGACGTGGACTCCGAGGTCGAACGTGA from Clostridia bacterium includes:
- a CDS encoding undecaprenyl-diphosphate phosphatase translates to MTTLQATMLGIVQGLTEFLPVSSSGHLVLAQSIMGIEPGVTFDLGVHVGTAFAVLAVYGRDVVRIIAGLFRGILRRDGSARLALCLFITSIPAAMVGLLAGDAVESAFASPAFVGGGLILSGFVLWCSDRLMAGSPRRSKRGGSSGCSMSYGQAFEVGVGQALAVFPGVSRSGLTIASGVGVGLERSFAATYSFIASLPVIAGAAVLWPIRNGSGIASADLRFIATGALASFVSGVVAIALLRKLIQQARLRVFAYYLWAVGTATILWTARGLLLGK